The Polyodon spathula isolate WHYD16114869_AA chromosome 3, ASM1765450v1, whole genome shotgun sequence genome has a segment encoding these proteins:
- the ttr gene encoding transthyretin, which produces MATSSFFIALAATAFLCNAAPLGHKSHGETDSKCPLMVKVLDAVMGIPAGKVAIKIHRQAQDQSWQSIASSVTDDTGEVHDLIPEADFTEGMYKVEFDTKSYWKPMGVTPFHEVAEVVFQANNAGHRHYTLAVLLSPFSYTTTAVVSKAHE; this is translated from the exons ATGGCAACCTCCAGTTTCTTTATTGCATTGGCTGCTACTGCTTTTCTTTGTAATGCAGCACCACTG ggccACAAAAGCCACGGTGAAACTGATAGCAAGTGCCCTCTCATGGTGAAAGTTCTTGATGCAGTCATGGGAATTCCCGCTGGTAAGGTGGCGATTAAAATCCATCGACAGGCACAGGATCAAAGCTGGCAGTCGATAGCTAGCAG TGTCACAGATGACACAGGAGAGGTCCATGACTTAATCCCAGAGGCTGATTTCACTGAAGGAATGTACAAGGTGGAGTTTGACACAAAATCCTACTGGAAACCCATGGGTGTTACCCCCTTCCATGAAGTGGCAGAA gtggTGTTTCAAGCAAATAATGCTGGTCATCGTCACTATACTCTTGCAGTCCTCTTGAGTCCCTTCTCTTACACAACTACTGCTG